ACCGCCTCACCCCATCAGCAGGTGGAGCTGAGGCCAAGAACGAGGAGCTGCATCTGTACCACCATCTCTTTGACAACTACGACCCAGGAAGCCGGCCCGTGAAGGAGCCTGAAGACACGGTCACCATCACCCTCAAGGTCACCCTGACCAACCTTATCTCCCTGGTAAGATCCCCCCACCCGCACCCACCATCCTGGGGGCTGGTTCCGACCTCCACCACCCTGACCCCGGCTCGTCTGCAGAACGAGAAGGAGGAGACCCTGACCACCAGCGTCTGGATTGGAATCGTGAGTGAGAGCCGGGGAGCCGAGTGGGGGTCCTGCCCAGGTCTCCCCAACTCCTGCCGGCGCCAGGTGGAGACGCAGGGCACTGCCGGCCATCCCCACCCCTAGGACTGGCAGGATTACCGACTCAACTACAGCAAGGACGACTTCGGGGGCGTGGAGACCTTGCGGGTCCCTTCAGAGCTCGTATGGCTCCCGGAGATTGTGCTGGAGAACAAGTGAGGCCGGCGGCCCTGCACCTGGCGGGCGGGGCTTGCCCTggcgcgcgcggggccggggtTGGGCCCGGGGGCGGACGCCGGCTCTCTCGCTCGCCTCGCGGCGCCCACAGCATTGACGGCCAGTTCGGCGTGGCCTACGACGCCAACGTGCTGATCTACGAGGGCGGCTACGTGAGCTGGCTGCCCCCCGCCATCTACCGCAGCACCTGCGCCGTGGAGGTCACCTACTTCCCCTTCGACTGGCAGAACTGCTCGCTGGTCTTCCGGTGGGACAAGCTgctcaggggcggggggcagggagggggctgggggtcggtgggcaggagggcagggggcagggtggggccgCCCGGGAATGGGATGTGGGGGTCCCGCCTCCGAGCTCCCGGGGCGCGCCGGGCCCTGGCTCCGCAGCTCGCAGACGTACAATGCCGAGGAGGTGGACTTCGTCTTCGCCGTGGACGACGACGGCGAGACCATCAGCAAAATCGACATCGACACCGAGGCCTACACGGGTGAGGCCCCCTCTGCTCCGAAAACCCGCCCCTGCacgggcccggggtgggggtggggtactGGCCAGCTGGGGCGACCGCAGACCGTGGAGACCAGGGTGGACGCCGCCGCCGGCCCTGCTCGAAGGCACTCCCGACCGTCCCGGGCCCCCCgtccctcccaccccttcccgCCCCGCAGAGAACGGCGAGTGGGCCATCGACTTCTGCCCCGGGCTGATCCGTCGCCCCAACGGAGCCTCCGCTGGGGACCCGGGGGTCGTCGACGTCATCTACACGCTCATCATCCGCCGGAAGCCGCTCTTCTACGTCATCAACATCATCGTGCCCTGCGTGCTCATCTCGGGCCTGGTGCTGCTCGCGTACTTCCTGCCCGCGCAGGGTAAGGGGCCGCGGGACCCTGAGCCCGGCTCGCTGCTGGCGGGGCGGCTCTCACCGGGCGCTCCCTCCAGCCGGCGGCCAGAAGTGCACCGTTTCCATCAACGTCCTGCTCGCCCAGACCGTCTTCCTGTTCCTGATCGCTCAGAAAATCCCCGAGACGTCGCTGAGCGTGCCGATGCTGGGCAGGTGACCGCAGAGGGTCCCTGGGCAACCCGGGGGGgacgcgggggcggggccaggcaaACATGGAGGCGGAGTCAGGAGCACGCGAGAGGAGCCCGGCAGGCGACaccgggagcagctcgggggtCCGCGCCCTCCTGGGCTTTATTTGAGCGTGGGGCGGGACTGGGGCGGCGGTGGGTGCTCGGGTCCCCCGTCCTCCGCGCTGCTGCTGGACGCCACCTCGAGGCCTCCTGAGTATCTCTGTTGGGGATGGGCCGGCTCAACCCCTTCCCGCGAGCCCCGCCACCACCCCAGCCCCGCACTCCCCTCCCCCGGCCTCGAACTCCCCGGTGCCCCCGTCCCGAACTCACCGGTCCTCCCTCGGTCCCGAGGCCCGGCGGGCGCCGCCAGagctgcaggagggaggaagtcccccgcaggccccgcccacaCAGGCACAGCCACGCCCCCTGCAGCACCAGCCGGGCGCAGGCGCCCACCGCGGCCCCCGCCTGCCGCACCCCGTGCCCGGCGGCCTGGGCTAGCCGGCTCAGCGCTGCGCCCGGGTCCCCCGCGCCCGGGGCTGGGCCCGGACTGCCGGCGCCGCCGTCCAGTCGCCGCGCCTCCTGCTGCAGCCACAGGGCTGAGATCTGCCGTGGGGGGTGCAGGGGTTGGGGGATGTGGGGGCCCGTGCCCCCGTGCCCCCTCCTtccgcagccccccagccccacctcacaCAAGGTGGCGCCGAAACTCACGACGCTGGCCGCGGCCTCTCTGAGCACCAGCCTCAGGGTGGGCGTCGGGGCGGGCGGCCCCTGCGGCTCCCGGTGGGATTCAAGCTCTTGGAACCTCTGCTCCAGATACTCGTGGGCTGAGGCCACGGCGAGCTCCAGGGAGGACAGCAGCGGGGGCTGCAGGGCCACCTGGACACGGAGCAGGGGGAGCGGGGACAGCGGGGCCGTCGGGGCCGGGGACAgtgcgcggggagcgcggggccgcgggcgcaGCCTCACCTCCGTAGAGCTGTGGAAGTGGTACACCCACAGCAGGGTTTCCAGGGAGCTGGGGGTCCCCTTCATGGTTGCCGGCGGAAGAGGGAGCACCGAGCCGCGGGGCGTCTGGCCCCgctggggaggagcagactcaCCAGCGAGGCCGGTCGTTTGTGAGGTCACACGCCGCGGGCTCTGCAGGTACCTCATCTTCGTCATGGTGGTTGCC
The Vulpes lagopus strain Blue_001 chromosome 10, ASM1834538v1, whole genome shotgun sequence genome window above contains:
- the CHRNE gene encoding acetylcholine receptor subunit epsilon isoform X2 — translated: MGMKTARASLSAHHSDGTAAVASGGAEAKNEELHLYHHLFDNYDPGSRPVKEPEDTVTITLKVTLTNLISLNEKEETLTTSVWIGIDWQDYRLNYSKDDFGGVETLRVPSELVWLPEIVLENNIDGQFGVAYDANVLIYEGGYVSWLPPAIYRSTCAVEVTYFPFDWQNCSLVFRSQTYNAEEVDFVFAVDDDGETISKIDIDTEAYTENGEWAIDFCPGLIRRPNGASAGDPGVVDVIYTLIIRRKPLFYVINIIVPCVLISGLVLLAYFLPAQGKGPRDPEPGSLLAGRLSPGAPSSRRPEVHRFHQRPARPDRLPVPDRSENPRDVAERADAGQVPHLRHGGCHDHRHELCHRAQRVSADAHHTRHVPAAAPRPAGAAAQPPGLQRTPRGSPGRPAAQARVLGGPAAPCGGADPEKAAERARVRGAEAPARGLDCCPLPEPGRRRPRDPLLRGGCELRGREHAEPGGLRRGGVRLGAHGEGPGSPLLLGRPGAVRRGVQRHFPWGLLQPSA
- the CHRNE gene encoding acetylcholine receptor subunit epsilon isoform X10, producing the protein MAPGDCAGEQVRPAALHLAGGACPGARGAGVGPGGGRRLSRSPRGAHSIDGQFGVAYDANVLIYEGGYVSWLPPAIYRSTCAVEVTYFPFDWQNCSLVFRSQTYNAEEVDFVFAVDDDGETISKIDIDTEAYTENGEWAIDFCPGLIRRPNGASAGDPGVVDVIYTLIIRRKPLFYVINIIVPCVLISGLVLLAYFLPAQGKGPRDPEPGSLLAGRLSPGAPSSRRPEVHRFHQRPARPDRLPVPDRSENPRDVAERADAGQVPHLRHGGCHDHRHELCHRAQRVSADAHHTRHVPAAAPRPAGAAAQPPGLQRTPRGSPGRPAAQARVLGGPAAPCGGADPEKAAERARVRGAEAPARGLDCSCPLPEPGRRRPRDPLLRGGCELRGREHAEPGGLRRGGVRLGAHGEGPGSPLLLGRPGAVRRGVQRHFPWGLLQPSA
- the CHRNE gene encoding acetylcholine receptor subunit epsilon isoform X4, whose product is MAGALLGALLLLQLLAGGAEAKNEELHLYHHLFDNYDPGSRPVKEPEDTVTITLKVTLTNLISLNEKEETLTTSVWIGIDWQDYRLNYSKDDFGGVETLRVPSELVWLPEIVLENNIDGQFGVAYDANVLIYEGGYVSWLPPAIYRSTCAVEVTYFPFDWQNCSLVFRSQTYNAEEVDFVFAVDDDGETISKIDIDTEAYTENGEWAIDFCPGLIRRPNGASAGDPGVVDVIYTLIIRRKPLFYVINIIVPCVLISGLVLLAYFLPAQGKGPRDPEPGSLLAGRLSPGAPSSRRPEVHRFHQRPARPDRLPVPDRSENPRDVAERADAGQVPHLRHGGCHDHRHELCHRAQRVSADAHHTRHVPAAAPRPAGAAAQPPGLQRTPRGSPGRPAAQARVLGGPAAPCGGADPEKAAERARVRGAEAPARGLDCSCPLPEPGRRRPRDPLLRGGCELRGREHAEPGGLRRGGVRLGAHGEGPGSPLLLGRPGAVRRGVQRHFPWGLLQPSA
- the C10H17orf107 gene encoding uncharacterized protein C17orf107 homolog: MKGTPSSLETLLWVYHFHSSTEVALQPPLLSSLELAVASAHEYLEQRFQELESHREPQGPPAPTPTLRLVLREAAASVVSFGATLCEISALWLQQEARRLDGGAGSPGPAPGAGDPGAALSRLAQAAGHGVRQAGAAVGACARLVLQGAWLCLCGRGLRGTSSLLQLWRRPPGLGTEGGPVSSGRGHRGVRGRGRGVRGWGGGGARGKGLSRPIPNRDTQEASRWRPAAARRTGDPSTHRRPSPAPRSNKAQEGADPRAAPGVACRAPLACS
- the CHRNE gene encoding acetylcholine receptor subunit epsilon isoform X6; amino-acid sequence: MGMKTARASLSAHHSDGTAAVASGGAEAKNEELHLYHHLFDNYDPGSRPVKEPEDTVTITLKVTLTNLISLNEKEETLTTSVWIGIDWQDYRLNYSKDDFGGVETLRVPSELVWLPEIVLENNIDGQFGVAYDANVLIYEGGYVSWLPPAIYRSTCAVEVTYFPFDWQNCSLVFRSQTYNAEEVDFVFAVDDDGETISKIDIDTEAYTENGEWAIDFCPGLIRRPNGASAGDPGVVDVIYTLIIRRKPLFYVINIIVPCVLISGLVLLAYFLPAQAGGQKCTVSINVLLAQTVFLFLIAQKIPETSLSVPMLGRYLIFVMVVATIIVMNCVIVLNVSLRTPTTHAMSRRLRHVLLEQLPSLLGSSAPPEAPRAAPPPRRASSVGLLLRAEELILKKPRSELVFEGQRHRHGAWTAAALCQSLGAAAPEIRCCVEAVNFVAESTRSQEASGEEVSDWVRMGKALDHLCFWAALVLFGVGSSVIFLGGYFNQVPELPYPPCM
- the CHRNE gene encoding acetylcholine receptor subunit epsilon isoform X9 — encoded protein: MAGALLGALLLLQLLGGAEAKNEELHLYHHLFDNYDPGSRPVKEPEDTVTITLKVTLTNLISLNEKEETLTTSVWIGIDWQDYRLNYSKDDFGGVETLRVPSELVWLPEIVLENNIDGQFGVAYDANVLIYEGGYVSWLPPAIYRSTCAVEVTYFPFDWQNCSLVFRSQTYNAEEVDFVFAVDDDGETISKIDIDTEAYTENGEWAIDFCPGLIRRPNGASAGDPGVVDVIYTLIIRRKPLFYVINIIVPCVLISGLVLLAYFLPAQAGGQKCTVSINVLLAQTVFLFLIAQKIPETSLSVPMLGRYLIFVMVVATIIVMNCVIVLNVSLRTPTTHAMSRRLRHVLLEQLPSLLGSSAPPEAPRAAPPPRRASSVGLLLRAEELILKKPRSELVFEGQRHRHGAWTAALCQSLGAAAPEIRCCVEAVNFVAESTRSQEASGEEVSDWVRMGKALDHLCFWAALVLFGVGSSVIFLGGYFNQVPELPYPPCM
- the CHRNE gene encoding acetylcholine receptor subunit epsilon isoform X5, whose translation is MAGALLGALLLLQLLGGAEAKNEELHLYHHLFDNYDPGSRPVKEPEDTVTITLKVTLTNLISLNEKEETLTTSVWIGIDWQDYRLNYSKDDFGGVETLRVPSELVWLPEIVLENNIDGQFGVAYDANVLIYEGGYVSWLPPAIYRSTCAVEVTYFPFDWQNCSLVFRSQTYNAEEVDFVFAVDDDGETISKIDIDTEAYTENGEWAIDFCPGLIRRPNGASAGDPGVVDVIYTLIIRRKPLFYVINIIVPCVLISGLVLLAYFLPAQGKGPRDPEPGSLLAGRLSPGAPSSRRPEVHRFHQRPARPDRLPVPDRSENPRDVAERADAGQVPHLRHGGCHDHRHELCHRAQRVSADAHHTRHVPAAAPRPAGAAAQPPGLQRTPRGSPGRPAAQARVLGGPAAPCGGADPEKAAERARVRGAEAPARGLDCSCPLPEPGRRRPRDPLLRGGCELRGREHAEPGGLRRGGVRLGAHGEGPGSPLLLGRPGAVRRGVQRHFPWGLLQPSA
- the CHRNE gene encoding acetylcholine receptor subunit epsilon isoform X1; this translates as MGMKTARASLSAHHSDGTAAVASGGAEAKNEELHLYHHLFDNYDPGSRPVKEPEDTVTITLKVTLTNLISLNEKEETLTTSVWIGIDWQDYRLNYSKDDFGGVETLRVPSELVWLPEIVLENNIDGQFGVAYDANVLIYEGGYVSWLPPAIYRSTCAVEVTYFPFDWQNCSLVFRSQTYNAEEVDFVFAVDDDGETISKIDIDTEAYTENGEWAIDFCPGLIRRPNGASAGDPGVVDVIYTLIIRRKPLFYVINIIVPCVLISGLVLLAYFLPAQGKGPRDPEPGSLLAGRLSPGAPSSRRPEVHRFHQRPARPDRLPVPDRSENPRDVAERADAGQVPHLRHGGCHDHRHELCHRAQRVSADAHHTRHVPAAAPRPAGAAAQPPGLQRTPRGSPGRPAAQARVLGGPAAPCGGADPEKAAERARVRGAEAPARGLDCSCPLPEPGRRRPRDPLLRGGCELRGREHAEPGGLRRGGVRLGAHGEGPGSPLLLGRPGAVRRGVQRHFPWGLLQPSA
- the CHRNE gene encoding acetylcholine receptor subunit epsilon isoform X8, whose translation is MAGALLGALLLLQLLGGAEAKNEELHLYHHLFDNYDPGSRPVKEPEDTVTITLKVTLTNLISLNEKEETLTTSVWIGIDWQDYRLNYSKDDFGGVETLRVPSELVWLPEIVLENNIDGQFGVAYDANVLIYEGGYVSWLPPAIYRSTCAVEVTYFPFDWQNCSLVFRSQTYNAEEVDFVFAVDDDGETISKIDIDTEAYTENGEWAIDFCPGLIRRPNGASAGDPGVVDVIYTLIIRRKPLFYVINIIVPCVLISGLVLLAYFLPAQAGGQKCTVSINVLLAQTVFLFLIAQKIPETSLSVPMLGRYLIFVMVVATIIVMNCVIVLNVSLRTPTTHAMSRRLRHVLLEQLPSLLGSSAPPEAPRAAPPPRRASSVGLLLRAEELILKKPRSELVFEGQRHRHGAWTAAALCQSLGAAAPEIRCCVEAVNFVAESTRSQEASGEEVSDWVRMGKALDHLCFWAALVLFGVGSSVIFLGGYFNQVPELPYPPCM
- the CHRNE gene encoding acetylcholine receptor subunit epsilon isoform X3; the encoded protein is MGMKTARASLSAHHSDGTAAVACGAEAKNEELHLYHHLFDNYDPGSRPVKEPEDTVTITLKVTLTNLISLNEKEETLTTSVWIGIDWQDYRLNYSKDDFGGVETLRVPSELVWLPEIVLENNIDGQFGVAYDANVLIYEGGYVSWLPPAIYRSTCAVEVTYFPFDWQNCSLVFRSQTYNAEEVDFVFAVDDDGETISKIDIDTEAYTENGEWAIDFCPGLIRRPNGASAGDPGVVDVIYTLIIRRKPLFYVINIIVPCVLISGLVLLAYFLPAQGKGPRDPEPGSLLAGRLSPGAPSSRRPEVHRFHQRPARPDRLPVPDRSENPRDVAERADAGQVPHLRHGGCHDHRHELCHRAQRVSADAHHTRHVPAAAPRPAGAAAQPPGLQRTPRGSPGRPAAQARVLGGPAAPCGGADPEKAAERARVRGAEAPARGLDCSCPLPEPGRRRPRDPLLRGGCELRGREHAEPGGLRRGGVRLGAHGEGPGSPLLLGRPGAVRRGVQRHFPWGLLQPSA
- the CHRNE gene encoding acetylcholine receptor subunit epsilon isoform X7, whose amino-acid sequence is MGMKTARASLSAHHSDGTAAVASGGAEAKNEELHLYHHLFDNYDPGSRPVKEPEDTVTITLKVTLTNLISLNEKEETLTTSVWIGIDWQDYRLNYSKDDFGGVETLRVPSELVWLPEIVLENNIDGQFGVAYDANVLIYEGGYVSWLPPAIYRSTCAVEVTYFPFDWQNCSLVFRSQTYNAEEVDFVFAVDDDGETISKIDIDTEAYTENGEWAIDFCPGLIRRPNGASAGDPGVVDVIYTLIIRRKPLFYVINIIVPCVLISGLVLLAYFLPAQAGGQKCTVSINVLLAQTVFLFLIAQKIPETSLSVPMLGRYLIFVMVVATIIVMNCVIVLNVSLRTPTTHAMSRRLRHVLLEQLPSLLGSSAPPEAPRAAPPPRRASSVGLLLRAEELILKKPRSELVFEGQRHRHGAWTAALCQSLGAAAPEIRCCVEAVNFVAESTRSQEASGEEVSDWVRMGKALDHLCFWAALVLFGVGSSVIFLGGYFNQVPELPYPPCM